Proteins found in one Agaribacterium sp. ZY112 genomic segment:
- the rsxG gene encoding electron transport complex subunit RsxG, protein MLARSISKNSFILALFALATAGTLAWIHSSTADRIAEQEKRAAEKALLEIVSADRFDNDLLNSTWQIPAAQQAELHLKNESKVHIATKAGNAVAFIFPAVAPDGYSGDIKLLVGVNSDGSISGVRVVSHKETPGLGDKADLKKSDWILSFNGKSLFKPALERWFVKKDGGDFDQFTGATITPRAIVKQTKEVLEFYHKHKQEILDSLNTLEAESNEGQHQ, encoded by the coding sequence ATGCTAGCCCGCTCAATCAGTAAAAACAGTTTTATTTTGGCACTTTTTGCCCTGGCAACGGCAGGCACGCTTGCGTGGATACACAGTAGCACCGCAGATCGTATTGCAGAGCAAGAAAAGCGCGCCGCCGAAAAAGCCCTACTTGAAATAGTCAGTGCCGATCGTTTTGACAACGACTTACTTAATAGCACATGGCAGATCCCAGCGGCGCAACAAGCCGAACTTCACCTTAAGAATGAAAGCAAAGTTCACATTGCCACGAAAGCTGGTAATGCGGTTGCCTTTATCTTCCCTGCCGTCGCACCCGATGGTTATAGCGGCGATATCAAGTTGTTAGTCGGCGTGAATAGCGACGGTAGTATTTCCGGTGTGCGAGTTGTCTCCCATAAAGAAACACCTGGACTTGGTGATAAAGCCGACCTTAAAAAGAGCGATTGGATACTTAGCTTTAACGGCAAGTCATTGTTCAAACCTGCGCTTGAGCGCTGGTTCGTTAAGAAGGACGGCGGTGATTTTGATCAGTTTACAGGTGCGACTATTACACCACGCGCCATCGTTAAACAAACAAAAGAAGTGCTCGAGTTTTACCACAAACACAAACAAGAAATACTCGACAGCCTAAATACCCTAGAGGCAGAGTCTAACGAGGGCCAACACCAATGA